ATAACGACTGTTTGTTGACCAGTTCAGTGTGTAATGACCCGTCTGATTTCTAATCACTGTTTTCTCCCCCCTTCGGTCTGCAGGCCTATTACTTCTCCCGTGACGACGTGGCCCTCCCCGGCTTCGCTCACTTCTTCAAGGAGAACAGCGAGGAGGAGCGAGAGCACGCAGACAAGCTGATGGCCTTCCAGAACAACCGCGGAGGACGCATCTTCCTGCAGGATGTCAAGGTGAGCGTCTGTCAGAACATCAGGTCTGCAGGATGCACCGGCAGATAATAAACCAGATAAACTGCTGAGTCACTGCATCCACCCACACCCTGCAACACTCGGGGAGCAGAGAGTCTGTGGAACTTTACCATAATGCAACAGGGCGTTGACAGATGCCTTAAAGGCTTTCTGAATGACCACCTCCTAATGAATGCATTTTGTTCCTATAGAAACCAGAGCGTGATGAGTGGGGCTCTGGTCTAGAGGCCATGCAGTGCGCTCTGCAGCTGGAGAAAAACGTGAACCAGGCTCTGCTGGATCTGCACAAACTGGCCTCTGATCACACCGACCCTCATGTGAGTAACACCTGCCGTCCCTCAAATACGATTTCACTGCTCGCTGGGATTCAGCATCTCAAATGCTCTCTCTACACTGTATTCATGGTCTGTTCTCTTCCCCCCCTCCTCAGCTGTGTGACTTCCTGGAGACCCACTACCTGAACGAGCAGGTGGAGGCCATTAAGAAGCTGGGAGACTTCATCGCCAACCTGAGCCGCATGGACGCCAACACCAACAAGATGGCAGAGTACCTGTTCGACAAGCACACCCTGGGGGGGAAGAGCTAAACGCACCTGAGACTGGAGACTCCACCGTAAAGCTCCAGCTGATCGTCACTGTCTGATCTGATGAAACATGATCTTTGACTACATTACCCATAAGCCCCCTCTTCTGTGACACTCTTACTGTGGCAGTTTCTGATCTGATGACCTGAATAAACATTTTGAGCTGGATTCTGTTTGTCTTCCGTCTTTTTCTGCTGATTTGAAGCTGtatataactttaaaatgtcTGGGCTTACACGTTGACTGGCACGTATGACTATAGAGTCTCAAAGTGACCAAAAGGAAGCGTAACATGACTGAAAAGAGACGCAGAGTGAACACAAAGGGACACGATTACTACAGAGAAAGATGTAAAACCACACCGAGGCTCAACTGCTTTTAAACAGCGCTTTTTAGAATGTTTGCAGCGTTTAAGTACCTGCAGTTCTCTGCTGAAATAACCCTTACTGTATGCTTAGTTACTGAACAGGGCGTCACCATCTCATGTGAACATGGTGCACACTTCAGGTTTTAGTAACTCAGCTGATGGAGATCTGTTTACAGTCTAATGAACCAAGGGGACATTCAAAGGGTATAGCAGGACCACAAAGACGCTGAATTAActtcaaagttctgctgcttcATAAAGCTCTGAACGGTTCAGGGCcgaaacacatttctgatctgCTGCTACATTATGATCCAGAATCCTTCTTcaggtctgctttctgtccccagagtcagaactaaacctGGATCAGTTCTTATGCTCCAAATCTCctgaacaaactcccagaaacctgcaggtccgctgcatGAGCTCTGAAATCAGGATGGATGTCTGAACTCTTCCTGTTCCACACTGAGCTGGTGGTGTCTTAATTGTGATGCAGCATGGCTCTCTGCTGGACACACTCAGTACTGCACCCTCCACCCTCAGTCCTtttcaaatgtactttaaatgttaataaaacctTGGAGTTTGCAAATGTTCcgttaaaaacaacaatatgaaaTAGTTCCTCCAAAGAGAGACTGGTTTGTGACCAAACTCGTAAAGTAGCACCAGAATATAATCACTGATTTCCTTTAGAATTCAGGTTTAAAGTGACAGCGTTAGACTGCGTTTTAAAGATGGAGGTGAGCGGTAAGTAGTTGGCAGGGAGGATATTATGGAGATTAACACAGAGGGACCACAAAGAGGCTAAATATCCAGGACTCCAAAGGACCAGAATTGGGCATAAAATGGACCATTTTGAGCTGGACTCTGTTGCCAGGTCCATGAATTCATATGGACTTTAATCTTTAGGTAAGGTTTCATAAACATTGAACCAGAGAGCTGTCTGGtctgcattttgtatttactcTTTAAGTAACAGCTGATAGGGATCTGTAGTTCATAGACTACTGAACAGGGCGTCACCGTCAGGACAAAGGGTATACAATGAAAGAAACATGCTGAAATAAAAGTCAGTGATAAAAAGGCTCAACAGGTAACGTCTGTGTGTCTCGCTGGATGTGGGACAGGTGGGGGGACCTTTGAGACTCAGAGTGACCAAAGGGAGACATAGAATGAGTCCAGAGTCACACAAAATGACTGACTGAGACATTTGGAGCTGGATTCTGCTCACTGACACTCAGAAGGCGGATCACATGactccaggtctgaggtcttgCCCCTGgcctcctgtctgtcagagaactgCTGCTGGTTCATAAAGCACTGAATGGTTTGTTCTGATCTGCTGCTACATTAAGATCCAGAACCCTCAGAGTCAGAACTCAACCTGGATCAGTTCTTATGCTCCAAATCCAGGCTGGAGACTTTTAGCGGAGCTCTTCCTttctcacactgcactgtaact
The window above is part of the Eleginops maclovinus isolate JMC-PN-2008 ecotype Puerto Natales chromosome 16, JC_Emac_rtc_rv5, whole genome shotgun sequence genome. Proteins encoded here:
- the LOC134878078 gene encoding ferritin, middle subunit; its protein translation is MDSQVRQNYHRDCEAAVNRMVNMELFASYNYTSMAYYFSRDDVALPGFAHFFKENSEEEREHADKLMAFQNNRGGRIFLQDVKKPERDEWGSGLEAMQCALQLEKNVNQALLDLHKLASDHTDPHLCDFLETHYLNEQVEAIKKLGDFIANLSRMDANTNKMAEYLFDKHTLGGKS